One segment of Vulcanisaeta thermophila DNA contains the following:
- a CDS encoding HAD family acid phosphatase translates to MKYVSFDVDGVLVDSTSRLLLCQNGNEVDWDCFLDCGKLFMDKPKATNIELLNLLVKRGFGILIVTGRREYMRDCTLAQLLSYGVTGIRGLFMRPNDNDEPDATYKSSTLVRLSRDFNILVHFDDNPSTVMEVVKHGIDAVLIS, encoded by the coding sequence GTGAAGTACGTGTCCTTTGATGTGGATGGCGTGTTGGTGGACTCCACAAGCCGATTACTGCTTTGCCAAAATGGGAATGAGGTGGATTGGGATTGCTTCCTCGACTGTGGTAAGTTATTCATGGATAAGCCCAAGGCTACTAACATAGAGCTGCTAAACCTACTCGTGAAGAGGGGGTTTGGAATCTTAATAGTGACTGGGCGTAGGGAGTACATGAGGGATTGCACACTGGCGCAGTTATTGAGTTACGGGGTCACGGGCATAAGGGGCTTATTCATGAGGCCGAATGACAATGACGAACCCGATGCTACGTATAAATCATCCACACTAGTGAGGCTTTCCAGGGACTTCAACATACTGGTTCACTTCGATGACAACCCCAGCACGGTCATGGAGGTGGTCAAGCACGGTATCGACGCCGTCCTAATATCATGA
- a CDS encoding TiaS agmantine-binding domain-containing protein: MYLVIGVDDTDWEGGGCTTYVMYSFIKALIKEWGEDLVVGLPRLTRLNPYVPFKTRGNASLSVVLNIGDHDPRDFVELMSNVVHELTVVRGKTSPGIAYILLSDLKIPERLSWFYRKTVSDVVTRDLAYRVAERVDAVLIGGRGVIGALASLGFVPRDVTYEFTAYRDPSNDRPRVSPGVVKPWDESTRPLTFLNIYEDQVLIEPHGPDPVLFGVRGDSPYHVMSMGNYLAELYSALGWVVYVTNQGTGENSRETPTHQLIPYTHVSVVGVITHVEVDEDGHAHVTLDNGVKAIAYRHLRLTGKLVKCVGCLVHVWGGYKPGVHDEALYIEGFRVLHDAVVTVENPRCPRCGGPMESVGREGILRCKVCGFRDRMPRIIRARGGWVMGTPVPSEYRHLMKPIDRVGLEGLGLYIPKPSLWIY, translated from the coding sequence GTGTACCTCGTAATTGGCGTTGATGATACTGATTGGGAGGGTGGTGGGTGCACTACGTATGTGATGTACTCATTCATAAAGGCATTGATTAAGGAGTGGGGTGAGGACTTGGTTGTGGGGTTGCCCAGGCTCACTAGGCTTAATCCATACGTGCCCTTCAAGACCAGGGGTAATGCATCACTCTCCGTGGTGCTGAACATAGGTGATCACGATCCCAGGGACTTCGTGGAGTTAATGAGTAATGTGGTCCATGAATTAACGGTCGTAAGGGGCAAGACAAGCCCTGGTATTGCGTACATCCTACTCAGTGATTTAAAAATCCCCGAGAGGCTTTCCTGGTTTTACCGAAAGACCGTTAGTGACGTGGTCACCAGGGACCTGGCGTACAGGGTTGCTGAGAGGGTTGATGCCGTGTTGATTGGTGGTAGGGGCGTCATAGGTGCCCTGGCCTCCCTGGGCTTCGTACCGAGGGACGTCACTTACGAATTCACAGCCTATAGGGACCCCTCAAACGATAGGCCGCGCGTAAGCCCTGGGGTTGTGAAGCCCTGGGATGAATCCACGAGGCCCCTAACCTTCCTAAATATTTACGAAGACCAGGTACTCATTGAGCCCCATGGACCTGACCCAGTACTCTTTGGGGTTAGGGGTGATTCCCCATACCACGTAATGTCCATGGGTAATTACCTGGCCGAGCTCTACAGCGCCCTGGGCTGGGTGGTTTACGTGACGAACCAGGGCACCGGCGAGAATAGCCGGGAAACCCCCACCCATCAATTAATCCCGTACACCCACGTGAGCGTTGTGGGTGTTATTACGCATGTGGAGGTTGATGAGGATGGGCACGCCCACGTTACGTTGGATAATGGTGTCAAGGCCATTGCATACAGGCACCTCAGGTTGACGGGTAAACTAGTGAAGTGCGTGGGTTGCCTGGTTCATGTGTGGGGTGGCTATAAACCCGGTGTTCACGATGAGGCACTCTATATTGAGGGGTTCAGGGTCCTGCATGACGCGGTGGTTACAGTAGAGAACCCAAGGTGCCCCAGGTGTGGTGGGCCCATGGAGTCGGTGGGTAGGGAGGGGATCCTTAGGTGTAAGGTTTGTGGTTTTAGGGATAGAATGCCCAGGATAATCAGAGCAAGGGGCGGCTGGGTCATGGGTACGCCGGTACCCAGTGAGTATAGGCACTTAATGAAGCCCATTGATAGAGTGGGGCTCGAGGGCTTGGGCCTCTATATTCCTAAACCCTCTCTATGGATTTATTGA
- a CDS encoding DNA polymerase sliding clamp, whose product MSEEESRRDEEEEEGETEEVSEEEGVEGEAEVEEAAGESGGEGGVVESGGVYRIMFPKGKEFRYVFTALANLLQESNIIIDSEGIKLKSIDPSKVSLVILNIPSTNLEEYSVSGELRIGISFDLVKKILKRVSARDKVELGVDTNKNRFLITIYTKKGREGGFYRRFGIPIINVAEEEVPEPKLDYPVRIRMDMDTFVDLVSAAEEISDSIRLAVKEDSFSLIASGEGGKELETTYSSGDEVFYEFTVSGSHDATYSVEMLLDFIKPMKQISDVITLEFDNNKPLKLTIDFAIGSVQFYLAPRVA is encoded by the coding sequence ATGAGCGAGGAGGAGTCGAGGAGGGATGAGGAGGAAGAGGAGGGCGAAACGGAGGAGGTGAGTGAGGAAGAGGGTGTGGAGGGCGAGGCCGAGGTTGAGGAGGCAGCGGGGGAGTCTGGTGGGGAGGGTGGCGTGGTGGAGAGTGGTGGTGTTTATAGGATTATGTTCCCGAAGGGTAAGGAGTTTAGGTACGTGTTCACGGCATTGGCGAACCTACTTCAGGAGAGTAACATAATCATTGATAGTGAGGGCATTAAGTTGAAGTCCATAGACCCGAGTAAGGTTTCACTGGTGATACTGAACATACCCAGCACTAACCTGGAGGAATACTCAGTCAGTGGTGAGTTGAGGATTGGCATTAGTTTTGACCTGGTTAAGAAGATACTCAAGAGGGTTAGTGCCAGGGATAAGGTGGAATTGGGCGTGGACACCAATAAGAATAGATTCCTCATAACCATATACACAAAGAAGGGTAGGGAGGGAGGATTCTACAGGAGGTTTGGCATACCCATAATAAACGTGGCCGAGGAGGAGGTGCCAGAGCCCAAGTTGGATTATCCAGTGAGGATTAGGATGGACATGGACACATTCGTAGACCTGGTATCCGCTGCTGAGGAGATTTCAGACTCCATAAGGCTCGCCGTTAAGGAGGACTCATTCTCATTAATAGCGTCGGGTGAGGGTGGTAAGGAGTTGGAGACCACGTATAGTAGTGGTGATGAGGTGTTTTATGAGTTCACGGTATCGGGATCCCACGACGCAACCTACAGCGTGGAGATGCTCCTAGACTTCATAAAACCCATGAAGCAGATAAGTGATGTCATCACACTGGAATTCGACAACAACAAGCCGCTCAAGCTCACAATAGACTTCGCCATAGGGTCCGTACAGTTCTACCTGGCGCCCAGGGTCGCGTAA
- a CDS encoding DUF2286 domain-containing protein, whose protein sequence is MSESADENVVVFVENNAIVNKEIVRSKLTDLVKEYVRKLLDQWNPEESDFIVLNVLQTVNLKLPLTKELYKRVEKYGVKRVGDKAEVEIPTYEIIYNSQWMGEDMQMKKFVVIMPYVNDDVINQVINNILSPTEEAGGEGEELLEE, encoded by the coding sequence ATGTCTGAGTCTGCTGATGAGAATGTGGTGGTTTTTGTGGAGAATAATGCAATAGTCAATAAGGAGATTGTGAGGTCTAAGTTAACGGACCTTGTTAAGGAGTACGTGAGGAAGTTACTGGATCAATGGAACCCAGAGGAGTCTGATTTCATAGTACTTAATGTGCTGCAGACGGTTAATTTGAAGTTACCTCTCACTAAGGAACTCTATAAGAGGGTTGAGAAGTACGGTGTTAAGAGGGTTGGTGATAAGGCAGAGGTGGAGATACCAACGTATGAGATAATATACAACAGTCAGTGGATGGGTGAGGATATGCAGATGAAGAAGTTTGTGGTGATAATGCCCTATGTCAATGATGATGTTATAAACCAGGTAATAAACAACATACTATCACCCACGGAGGAGGCTGGTGGGGAGGGTGAGGAATTGCTTGAGGAGTAA
- a CDS encoding DNA-directed DNA polymerase I gives MVRRSKELEEEEEYEEEEVEEEETETEEEELSIRAETPQNTPPAIVLTVTYDGKAGKALVKLYDPVNDRVYFWYDNTGHRPYLLTNVKPEELVTKYPKVINHPGFSHIELVKRYDALEDREVVLTKINAKDPLSIGGRPDSIRELLPKTWESRIRYHLCYIYDNEVVPGMYYRIEDGKLVPVTVEVPAEVNEFINKLYANDRDYLEEASKWIPLFQAPVPSIKRLAVDIEVFTPQENRIPNPKEANYEIIAIGLAGSDGLRKVLILRRPDKTLKPEDLEDLMYDDVEVEFFDSEYEMLREFFTIMLQYPVIITFNGDNFDMPYIYHRALKLGFKKEEIPITIRRNEASVPLGIHIDLYKFFNIRAIEVYAFGGKYRGLDRTLDTIANAIVGMNKLPRDKIVSQMSYVELINYNFRDAYLELYLTTYDDNLVLRLIILMSRISKTPPDDLVRSQISAWIKNMLYYEHRRRGWLIPEKEDIIRFKGDVATKAIIKGKKYAGAIVLDPMPGIFPNVYVLDFASMYPSVIKRWNLSYETVKCPNEKFMNNKPIPELPHWVCTDRRGLTSLIVGLLRDLRAYVYKKLAKSEREPTLKSYYNVVQSAMKVFINASYGVLGAEVFPLYCPPAAELTTALARYVLSRTVLKALELGLVPIYGDTDSLFIWNPNEEALNKLIEWVEEEFGIEIELDKVYRLVAMSGRKKNYVGILEDGGLDVKGLVGKKKNTPDFAKDAFNEVLALISSIKGLDDIDRVVSEVRNRVRDYYRKLQRKEIPLNKLAIRTALTKPLEAYTKNTPQHVKAALQLKQLGYNVNPGDIIIYVKTKGKDGVKPIQLARIDEIDPEKYIEYLRTSLEQVLDAFGIEFESIMGSSIIDNYS, from the coding sequence ATGGTTAGGAGGAGTAAGGAGCTTGAGGAAGAGGAGGAGTATGAGGAGGAAGAGGTGGAGGAGGAAGAGACCGAGACCGAGGAGGAGGAATTATCCATAAGGGCCGAGACACCCCAGAACACACCACCAGCTATAGTCCTAACGGTAACCTACGACGGAAAGGCAGGCAAGGCTCTGGTTAAGCTTTACGACCCAGTCAATGACAGGGTTTACTTCTGGTATGATAACACGGGCCATAGGCCGTATTTACTAACCAATGTAAAGCCCGAGGAGCTAGTGACCAAGTACCCCAAGGTCATTAACCACCCAGGGTTCAGCCACATAGAGCTGGTTAAGAGGTACGATGCACTGGAGGACAGGGAGGTGGTTCTCACAAAGATAAATGCCAAGGACCCACTGAGCATTGGTGGGAGGCCCGACTCCATAAGGGAGTTACTACCCAAGACGTGGGAGTCCAGGATTAGGTATCACCTCTGTTACATATACGATAATGAGGTGGTGCCCGGCATGTACTATAGGATTGAGGATGGGAAGCTGGTGCCGGTGACCGTGGAGGTGCCCGCGGAAGTTAATGAATTCATAAATAAGCTATACGCCAATGACAGGGATTACCTAGAGGAGGCCAGTAAGTGGATACCGCTCTTTCAAGCCCCTGTACCGAGTATTAAGAGGCTGGCCGTGGACATAGAGGTATTTACACCCCAGGAAAATAGGATTCCCAACCCCAAGGAGGCCAATTACGAAATAATAGCCATAGGCCTCGCGGGCAGTGATGGGTTGAGGAAGGTCCTAATCCTTAGAAGGCCTGATAAAACCCTTAAGCCCGAGGATCTGGAGGATCTGATGTATGATGATGTTGAGGTGGAGTTCTTCGATAGCGAGTACGAAATGCTCAGGGAATTCTTCACAATAATGCTCCAGTACCCAGTAATCATAACATTCAACGGTGATAACTTCGACATGCCCTACATATACCACAGAGCCCTCAAGCTTGGCTTCAAGAAGGAGGAGATACCAATAACCATTAGGCGCAATGAGGCCTCGGTACCTCTGGGAATACACATAGACCTCTATAAATTCTTCAACATAAGGGCCATTGAGGTTTACGCATTCGGTGGTAAGTACAGGGGTTTGGATAGGACACTGGACACGATAGCGAACGCCATCGTGGGCATGAACAAACTACCCAGGGATAAGATCGTGTCCCAGATGAGTTATGTGGAGTTGATAAACTATAACTTCAGGGATGCCTACCTGGAACTATACCTAACAACTTACGATGACAACCTAGTCCTAAGGCTCATAATACTCATGTCAAGAATCTCAAAGACACCACCCGATGACCTGGTCAGGAGCCAAATCTCCGCCTGGATCAAGAACATGCTCTACTACGAGCACAGAAGGAGGGGCTGGTTAATACCCGAGAAGGAGGACATAATAAGGTTTAAGGGTGACGTGGCCACCAAGGCCATTATAAAGGGTAAGAAGTACGCAGGTGCCATAGTCCTGGATCCCATGCCTGGGATATTCCCCAATGTGTACGTCCTAGACTTCGCAAGCATGTACCCCTCGGTAATTAAGAGGTGGAACCTATCCTACGAAACCGTTAAATGCCCCAATGAGAAGTTCATGAATAACAAACCAATACCCGAGCTACCCCATTGGGTATGCACTGATAGGCGTGGATTAACATCATTAATAGTGGGGCTCCTCAGGGACTTGAGGGCCTATGTCTATAAAAAACTGGCCAAGAGCGAGAGGGAACCAACATTAAAGAGTTATTACAACGTGGTTCAGAGCGCAATGAAGGTGTTCATAAACGCATCCTACGGCGTACTGGGCGCCGAGGTATTCCCACTATACTGCCCACCAGCTGCCGAGTTGACCACGGCATTGGCTAGGTACGTGCTTTCAAGGACGGTCCTAAAAGCCCTGGAACTAGGCCTAGTACCCATATACGGTGATACCGACAGCCTCTTCATATGGAACCCCAATGAGGAGGCATTGAATAAGTTGATTGAGTGGGTTGAGGAGGAGTTTGGTATTGAGATAGAGCTTGACAAGGTTTATAGGCTCGTGGCCATGAGCGGTAGAAAGAAGAACTACGTGGGTATCCTGGAGGATGGGGGGTTGGATGTGAAGGGCCTCGTGGGTAAAAAGAAAAACACCCCTGACTTCGCTAAGGATGCCTTCAACGAGGTCTTGGCGTTGATATCAAGCATAAAGGGGCTGGATGATATTGATAGGGTAGTTAGCGAAGTAAGGAATAGGGTCAGGGATTACTACAGGAAGTTGCAGAGGAAGGAGATACCACTTAATAAATTGGCCATACGCACAGCCCTCACAAAGCCCCTGGAGGCCTATACAAAGAACACTCCACAGCATGTGAAGGCTGCATTGCAGCTTAAGCAATTGGGTTATAATGTTAATCCCGGCGATATAATAATCTATGTGAAGACCAAGGGTAAGGATGGTGTCAAGCCAATACAGTTGGCCAGGATCGATGAGATAGACCCGGAGAAGTACATTGAATACCTAAGGACGTCCCTGGAACAGGTACTTGATGCCTTTGGGATAGAGTTTGAGAGTATCATGGGCTCCTCAATAATAGACAATTACTCGTGA
- a CDS encoding trehalose-phosphatase, translating into MLWLRDVAALFTDYDGTIAPVDVVRELSKPPREVYEALSEISKLIPIAVISTKDCDFLVKRTDFARAWSCTYGLEIRVGSNVIINGELIKWQDGFTSLLNLIRELVGSGAYIEVKHVGNLVGGVSIDWRRGSIDRNALARIIERARDMGFRVIEYKNHPFIDIYPGIPVNKGYAVTKLRELLNINGPIMYLGDSENDVDAMRLVEYPVGVRHKYNVDLNLPVKLWVDEKELPNFLWALYKQLVSKTNVN; encoded by the coding sequence ATGCTGTGGCTTAGGGATGTGGCCGCCCTCTTCACGGATTATGATGGGACCATAGCCCCTGTTGACGTGGTGAGGGAATTGAGTAAACCCCCCAGGGAGGTTTATGAGGCATTGAGTGAGATATCAAAGTTAATACCCATTGCCGTGATAAGCACCAAGGATTGTGACTTCCTAGTAAAGAGGACGGATTTTGCGAGGGCTTGGTCGTGCACTTACGGGCTCGAAATTAGGGTTGGTAGTAACGTGATAATTAATGGGGAATTGATTAAATGGCAGGATGGGTTTACAAGCCTCCTAAACCTAATAAGGGAGTTGGTTGGGAGCGGTGCGTATATTGAGGTTAAGCACGTGGGTAACCTAGTGGGTGGTGTGTCGATTGATTGGAGGAGGGGCAGTATTGACAGGAATGCCCTGGCGAGGATCATTGAGAGGGCCAGGGACATGGGATTCAGGGTTATTGAGTATAAGAACCACCCATTCATCGACATATACCCAGGAATACCGGTGAATAAGGGCTACGCCGTTACCAAGCTCAGGGAGTTGCTCAATATTAATGGTCCCATTATGTACCTGGGGGATTCGGAGAATGATGTGGATGCCATGAGACTCGTGGAGTACCCAGTGGGTGTTAGGCATAAATACAATGTCGACTTAAACCTACCTGTGAAGTTATGGGTTGATGAGAAGGAGCTACCGAACTTCCTATGGGCACTTTACAAGCAATTGGTTTCAAAGACCAATGTTAATTAA
- a CDS encoding CPBP family intramembrane glutamic endopeptidase translates to MGRYVNDAVWPSVLFAIIFIPVLLTFMPHITTGTPYDIQSSITSQLSSVIKNPVSALSTFGLGDLAPYLYALVVALLIIHRRSLGRIKEELGLTWRPRHPYVVPTVLTPSLMITWLLISGAFPLSLLPIGGITDYLIILYSLFPVAISEELIFRGFILGRLLPRQVTSIDNAFGALRVSYVAIIISALYFALAHVPIYLATYGLSDLASVVSVIALIFIYGVIAGVLYVVSGSVVFDIVLHWLNDFLALVTIVYPMNPLMPCIIPHPLF, encoded by the coding sequence ATGGGTAGGTACGTAAATGATGCGGTTTGGCCATCGGTACTCTTCGCAATAATATTCATACCCGTATTACTGACCTTCATGCCCCACATAACCACGGGCACGCCATATGATATTCAATCATCCATAACGTCCCAATTATCGTCGGTAATTAAGAATCCCGTAAGTGCGTTATCAACCTTCGGCCTCGGTGACCTGGCGCCATACCTATACGCCTTGGTGGTAGCGTTGCTGATTATTCACCGTAGGAGTTTAGGAAGGATTAAGGAGGAGCTGGGCTTGACGTGGAGGCCCAGGCATCCGTACGTAGTTCCCACGGTCCTCACCCCATCATTAATGATAACCTGGCTATTAATAAGTGGTGCCTTCCCCCTATCCCTACTGCCCATTGGTGGCATCACTGATTACCTCATTATACTTTATTCATTGTTCCCCGTGGCCATTAGTGAGGAGTTAATATTTAGGGGCTTCATCCTAGGTAGATTACTACCCAGGCAGGTCACCAGTATTGATAATGCGTTTGGGGCGCTTAGGGTATCCTACGTGGCAATAATCATTAGCGCCCTTTATTTTGCATTGGCCCACGTACCCATTTACTTAGCTACCTACGGGCTGAGTGACCTGGCGTCCGTGGTTTCGGTAATAGCCCTCATATTCATTTACGGAGTAATTGCCGGCGTCCTATACGTGGTATCGGGCAGTGTGGTTTTCGATATTGTGCTTCACTGGCTTAATGACTTCCTGGCCCTGGTAACCATTGTATACCCAATGAATCCGCTAATGCCCTGCATAATCCCTCATCCCCTATTCTGA
- a CDS encoding nucleotide-binding protein, whose translation MVRVGVLDVRGSMTYYEELPFNVRVRDEGIIRDLDALVIPPGSQVESRVLERHPWISKEVWEFVERGGLLIGVCSGLQLISKKINLNVKGVPAYVNGLGILDITVEPLVITGPVKVRIVRETWATRGLLNEELPGWHAHTYGKLIINNNEEIVGLAFTHRFNYMNRELETPSMVVSSKYRVFGTMTHGIMGRDSPIVRNILNELDFHGDPSELYREFHEHDWAVGTGNRNSVGIPRVIVVASTMSNEGKTLITTAVARCLSRMGYEVGVAKLGGDIRDLHPSLYILRKPFKPWMSIKLRWDNAELGILTWDEAIKALPRVDILLVEGVMGLLTGSSRDHGDSVSSTLGFIRRVNGDVIMIASASLDGVEGAVLRLRAYLNLLRELNVNIRLVIINEAYHGPGEDRVLGEFTGYLRSVGINALVINRLRINSKPEELMDLKDYEEAAVRIGDEGLCRALADSLGIQWLPGPGSH comes from the coding sequence ATGGTCAGGGTAGGTGTCCTAGATGTTAGGGGCTCCATGACCTATTACGAGGAATTACCATTCAATGTACGTGTAAGGGATGAAGGCATCATAAGGGATTTAGACGCCCTAGTAATACCACCAGGCTCCCAGGTGGAGTCCAGGGTTCTCGAGAGGCACCCATGGATTAGTAAGGAGGTTTGGGAATTCGTGGAGAGGGGAGGATTATTAATTGGCGTGTGCTCAGGTCTTCAGTTAATCTCAAAGAAAATAAACCTAAACGTCAAGGGGGTACCCGCCTACGTGAATGGGCTGGGAATCCTGGACATAACCGTGGAGCCCCTAGTAATAACAGGGCCCGTGAAGGTTAGGATCGTCAGGGAGACCTGGGCCACCAGGGGCTTACTAAATGAGGAATTACCTGGATGGCACGCACACACCTACGGCAAACTAATAATTAATAATAATGAGGAGATAGTGGGGCTCGCGTTCACGCACAGGTTCAACTACATGAATAGGGAGTTGGAGACCCCGTCAATGGTTGTGTCGAGTAAGTACAGGGTTTTTGGAACCATGACCCACGGAATAATGGGTAGGGACTCACCCATAGTGAGGAATATACTTAATGAGCTGGACTTTCACGGTGACCCCTCGGAACTCTATAGGGAGTTTCACGAGCATGATTGGGCGGTGGGTACGGGTAATAGGAACTCCGTGGGGATTCCCAGGGTTATTGTTGTGGCTTCAACCATGAGTAATGAGGGAAAGACCCTAATAACCACCGCCGTGGCCCGCTGCCTCTCAAGGATGGGTTATGAAGTGGGTGTTGCAAAGCTTGGTGGTGATATTAGGGACCTACACCCAAGCCTGTACATCCTTAGGAAACCCTTTAAACCGTGGATGAGCATAAAGCTAAGGTGGGATAATGCGGAGCTTGGCATCCTAACATGGGATGAGGCCATTAAGGCCCTACCCAGGGTGGATATTCTCCTGGTTGAGGGAGTTATGGGCCTCTTAACGGGGTCCTCCAGGGACCATGGGGATAGTGTATCATCAACCCTAGGCTTCATCAGGAGGGTTAATGGGGACGTTATCATGATAGCCTCGGCATCCCTAGACGGGGTTGAGGGCGCAGTGCTAAGGTTAAGGGCTTACCTTAACCTACTCAGGGAGTTGAACGTGAATATTAGGTTGGTCATAATAAACGAGGCCTATCACGGCCCAGGGGAGGACAGGGTCCTTGGGGAGTTCACGGGGTATCTAAGGAGCGTGGGAATTAATGCCCTAGTAATCAATAGGCTGAGGATTAATTCTAAGCCCGAGGAGTTAATGGATCTTAAGGATTATGAGGAGGCCGCGGTCAGAATAGGGGATGAGGGATTATGCAGGGCATTAGCGGATTCATTGGGTATACAATGGTTACCAGGGCCAGGAAGTCATTAA
- a CDS encoding aconitase X catalytic domain-containing protein has protein sequence MYLTRQEEDVLSGRFGDVVSRAMSVIVKVGEALGADRLVEVDTAHVAGVSYFTIGDPGLEYLEDLARNHARFSVFTTVNPIGMDVINELGVDEEFSRKQWRIISALRAMGASLWLTCTPYEILRIRPRTRHAWAESNAVAYINAVNDAWTEKLPGPFVIMAAITGRVPRYGLYTLEGRVPTHEVRVDFDVKDPLIAGLVGREVAKAVGEGKPYVVMGIQGMAVIKQLLASYATYSPHAYMVIHGITPNHNTYRDLMDKHEVLTIEKRDVEVRTDYSGSVDAVYLGCPHYGLEEVLSIVDFVRRRGWGRARIPIYVGTSLFVINQLGSELVNKLRESNIFLITSTCPVVSPFMRGKGIGRVATESVKQMYYLPKMVNIDYVPCTGIECLEMAFGG, from the coding sequence ATGTACTTAACAAGGCAGGAAGAGGATGTGCTCAGTGGGAGGTTTGGCGATGTGGTTTCCAGGGCTATGAGTGTCATTGTGAAGGTTGGGGAGGCCCTGGGCGCTGATAGGCTTGTGGAGGTGGATACGGCCCACGTGGCCGGCGTCTCCTACTTCACAATAGGCGACCCAGGCCTTGAGTACCTCGAGGACCTGGCAAGGAACCACGCAAGGTTTAGTGTGTTCACAACCGTCAACCCCATAGGCATGGATGTAATCAATGAATTGGGGGTTGATGAGGAGTTCTCACGTAAGCAGTGGAGGATTATAAGTGCGTTGAGGGCCATGGGGGCCAGTTTATGGCTAACCTGCACACCCTATGAGATCCTTAGGATCAGGCCCAGGACGCGCCATGCATGGGCCGAGTCCAACGCCGTGGCATACATAAACGCCGTCAATGACGCATGGACTGAGAAGCTCCCGGGGCCCTTCGTAATCATGGCAGCAATAACGGGTAGGGTACCCAGGTACGGGCTGTACACCCTCGAGGGTAGGGTACCCACGCACGAGGTTAGGGTCGACTTTGACGTTAAGGATCCATTAATCGCGGGGCTTGTGGGTAGGGAGGTAGCGAAGGCTGTGGGTGAGGGAAAACCCTACGTGGTAATGGGGATTCAGGGAATGGCCGTTATTAAGCAATTACTCGCCAGCTACGCGACCTACTCACCCCACGCCTACATGGTGATCCACGGCATCACACCAAACCACAACACGTACAGGGACCTTATGGATAAGCATGAGGTGTTGACCATAGAGAAGAGAGATGTAGAGGTGAGGACTGATTACTCGGGTAGTGTGGATGCCGTTTACCTGGGATGCCCACACTACGGTCTTGAGGAGGTTCTCTCCATAGTGGATTTCGTAAGGAGGAGGGGTTGGGGGAGGGCTAGGATACCCATTTACGTGGGGACCTCATTATTCGTAATCAACCAATTGGGTAGCGAACTCGTGAACAAACTCAGGGAGTCCAACATATTCCTAATAACATCGACGTGCCCCGTGGTCTCACCATTCATGAGGGGCAAAGGCATTGGGAGGGTGGCCACGGAATCCGTAAAGCAGATGTACTACCTTCCAAAGATGGTCAATATTGATTACGTACCCTGCACTGGGATTGAGTGCCTGGAAATGGCGTTTGGCGGGTGA